The Coffea arabica cultivar ET-39 chromosome 6e, Coffea Arabica ET-39 HiFi, whole genome shotgun sequence genome contains the following window.
TTTGTAACACTTCTTGGCCCATTCAGCCAAGTTCACCTGCTCCTGGGGTAAGTCTAGAATAATAGGTGCCCGACCACACAAAACTTCAAACAAAACCACCCCGAATGAGTACACATCAGACTTGTCCGTCAATTGCTGTCTCGTGTAGTACTCCGGATCTATGTAGCCAAAACTCCCCTTGACCTGCGTGCTGATATGGCTGTAAATCCCACTCGGACCGAGTTTGGATAATCCGAAATCTGAAACTTTGGCCACCCATGCCTCGTCCAATAATATGTTGGTTGACTTGACATCGCGGTGAATGATAGTGTGCTTGGTGCCCGTGTGGAGATAATCCAACCCTTTGGCGGCGCCAATGCAGATTTGAAGGCGTTTTTTCCATGGGAGCGGTCGATTGTCTGTTCTGTAGAGATGATCGCGGAGGGTGCCATTAGCCATATAATCGTAAACCAAGATCATCTCACCCTTTTCATCACAGTAGCCTATCAAGGAAACCAAATGAAGATGTCTTAAATTTGATAGCATCTCGATCTCGGTTTGGAATTCACGGGCACCCTGTCTTGATGAAGGATTTAATCGCTTTATCGCAACCGTGGTTAGATTGTTGTCTATGTACCCTTTGTACACGTTTCCAAATCCTCCCGTCCCAATCAATAACTTGGAATCAAAGTTGGCCGTAACGGATccaatctcctccaacaaaaatcTTCTAAGCGACGATGAACCTGATGCTCCAGTCTTTGTTGAACTTGCCGGGGTTGAAAGTGGGGTCCAAGATGGCTTTGGAGCACTTTTCTTGTCCACGTCTTTTACCCCTCTCTTCCATCGCCACCGGAAAAACAAGAAACCAATGATTAAAACCATAGCAGCCCCTCCTGCTGCCCCTCCTCCGACGGCAGCAAAACGTACTCGAGATTTTCCACGATTCCCCTTGGGATCATGATTGGTCCCGTCAAGACTGCCGTCGGTGTTATTCAATTTGAACAATTCTAAGCCATTCAAGATTGCATCAGCATACTTTGGTTTGACATCAAGATTCGGGTGCAGAGCAAGAAACAAGTCTTGCTTGGTCTGGCGATCGTCTGGTGGGTTTGGAACGAACACGAGGTAGTCTCTGAATACCGGGACTTctgggccgcctgcccaatgTATAACATCAGCTTCTGGCTCAGCTAATCTATCACCGATAAATATTATGAACACCCGTTCGTTCTCCGCTGTTATCAAATCGGGATTAATCTCACAAAAATGCAACCTCAGGAGATAATAAAACCCAGAATCAACAGGAAACATCCAGCTCAAGTTGAACGAGGTGCTAAACTGTCCCATCACCCTTGCGGTACTATAAACTATCGGGGGTGCGGTGAAATTTGGGGTTTCTTTAGTGTACTTGATGGCCCGATCATAATCACtcaactgatttccttcatctGCGCCCCAGAGGAATTTGAAATCGGAAGTCCATCTGCGGAACATCCCACTATCGTCCACCTCAGAAACAGCATTACCTCCTACGTTGAGCCTGtaaagagcttcaaaggcagtCTTGTTCTGATCAAACTCAAACTGAACATTTGGATAATCCACGAATTTAAGGGGATTGCTGAGCATAACATGTTTACCCATGTAGAGATCTTCCGGGGTTGAAACAACTTCAATTCCATTAACGAAAGCGTAGGAATTCGAAGAGGGCAAAAAGGTAACGTTGAGGAACTGATTCATATCCTGAATATTGATGATATATTCTTTAACAACCGAATTGATTATATGTTCTTCAAAAACAAAGGGTGGCGAGAATCCCTTGCTAGAAACTGTGAGATATGCGCTAAAGTTACTGAGAAGAGTGAAGTTATTAGCCTTGACATTGAAGAAAGACTCCGTTGTGTTGAGACCGCCGGAGTACGAGGTAGGGTAGAAGTAAAGGCGGAGGAACTTTTTGCCTAGGCTGACAGGGAAGGTATAAGAGAATTGAGAACGGATGATTCGGGCACTTGAAAAAGGGACTCCGCTGACTGAGGAGTCTAGCTCATCAGTGGCTGTGACTGCTGATGAAATATTTGCCATGTCGTTCGGTGAGAATTTTGAGCCCACGTCGCCGTCCCATTTCC
Protein-coding sequences here:
- the LOC113696583 gene encoding receptor-like protein kinase FERONIA, coding for MFLFLVYLCFLFNLLFVIASTGSAQPYTPTDYILINCGSSSNSTSVDGRKWDGDVGSKFSPNDMANISSAVTATDELDSSVSGVPFSSARIIRSQFSYTFPVSLGKKFLRLYFYPTSYSGGLNTTESFFNVKANNFTLLSNFSAYLTVSSKGFSPPFVFEEHIINSVVKEYIINIQDMNQFLNVTFLPSSNSYAFVNGIEVVSTPEDLYMGKHVMLSNPLKFVDYPNVQFEFDQNKTAFEALYRLNVGGNAVSEVDDSGMFRRWTSDFKFLWGADEGNQLSDYDRAIKYTKETPNFTAPPIVYSTARVMGQFSTSFNLSWMFPVDSGFYYLLRLHFCEINPDLITAENERVFIIFIGDRLAEPEADVIHWAGGPEVPVFRDYLVFVPNPPDDRQTKQDLFLALHPNLDVKPKYADAILNGLELFKLNNTDGSLDGTNHDPKGNRGKSRVRFAAVGGGAAGGAAMVLIIGFLFFRWRWKRGVKDVDKKSAPKPSWTPLSTPASSTKTGASGSSSLRRFLLEEIGSVTANFDSKLLIGTGGFGNVYKGYIDNNLTTVAIKRLNPSSRQGAREFQTEIEMLSNLRHLHLVSLIGYCDEKGEMILVYDYMANGTLRDHLYRTDNRPLPWKKRLQICIGAAKGLDYLHTGTKHTIIHRDVKSTNILLDEAWVAKVSDFGLSKLGPSGIYSHISTQVKGSFGYIDPEYYTRQQLTDKSDVYSFGVVLFEVLCGRAPIILDLPQEQVNLAEWAKKCYKKGIIHRLVDPDVKGEIAPQCLRIFAETAINCLKDQGIQRPGMDDVVGGLEFALQVQEAAENEGGRPDPFPLHMHGGDVQNMTDDDTDVMSESEGDQDSAGKIEMVALQLGHPRQAVTTSRCDSVFSEILNPTGR